The following proteins come from a genomic window of Finegoldia magna ATCC 29328:
- a CDS encoding DUF951 domain-containing protein codes for MKYKVNDIVTLKKGHPCGENKWEILRTGADIKLKCLGCDKIVWLTRLEFNKRIRKIQDKTGKFVSIVHYEPEDDE; via the coding sequence ATGAAATATAAAGTAAATGATATTGTAACACTAAAAAAAGGTCATCCATGTGGCGAAAATAAATGGGAGATTTTGAGAACTGGAGCAGATATTAAATTAAAATGCTTGGGATGCGATAAAATAGTGTGGCTTACAAGGTTAGAATTTAACAAAAGAATCAGAAAAATTCAAGATAAAACTGGCAAATTTGTATCTATAGTTCATTACGAACCAGAAGATGACGAATAA
- a CDS encoding GNAT family N-acetyltransferase, which yields MITRIANENDISEIMEIVEKAKSYMKENKINQWSENYPNEDVFLTDLKENRLYVAEIDKKVVGMAVLVLDGDDDYKNIDGKWLSDGKYGVIHRIAVHPDFKSQNVAKNLLDFFEDKLKELNYDSIRVDTHKDNKSMLRFIEKNGFQKCGIVYIRKTDERIAFEKSLK from the coding sequence ATGATAACAAGAATTGCAAATGAAAATGATATTTCTGAAATAATGGAAATTGTAGAAAAAGCCAAATCATACATGAAAGAAAATAAAATAAATCAATGGAGCGAAAATTATCCCAATGAAGATGTATTCTTAACTGATTTGAAAGAAAATAGATTATACGTAGCAGAAATAGATAAAAAAGTCGTGGGAATGGCTGTGTTGGTCTTGGATGGGGATGATGATTATAAAAATATTGATGGAAAATGGCTATCTGATGGAAAATACGGAGTAATTCACAGAATAGCTGTTCACCCTGATTTCAAGTCACAAAATGTAGCCAAAAATTTATTGGATTTCTTTGAAGATAAATTAAAAGAACTAAACTACGACTCCATCAGAGTTGACACACACAAAGATAACAAATCCATGCTAAGATTTATAGAAAAAAACGGATTTCAAAAATGTGGAATAGTTTATATCAGAAAAACAGATGAGAGAATAGCATTCGAAAAATCATTGAAATAA
- a CDS encoding arginine deiminase codes for MKPNIYSEIDKLKSVIVHRPGEELNNLTPDFMEELLFDELPYLENAIKEHDFFCETMRNEGIEVLYLEDLAAESIEQDDVRKQFIEDFLEESGNKSADEINLLRDLLTNISDEKELILKTMSGVRLDEIGINDESGRLLAVNPMPNLYFTRDPFSFVGNCVSINRMWSETRNRETLYAKYIFTYNSRFNDIEKIYDRTEDTSIEGGDILILNSECVAVGISQRTQKESVDKFAKNLLEKSDFKFVLSFKIPNKREFMHLDTVFTMIDKGIFTVHPLIEGPLYVEKLYLEDSTLQREVQKGSLEEILSSNLHVDNVKIIRCGGTNPIDQMREQWNDGSNTLAIAPNTVIVYDRNNVTNSLLQEADVNIRTIKSGELSRGRGGPRCMSMPFEREM; via the coding sequence TTGAAACCAAATATTTACTCTGAGATTGATAAGTTAAAATCTGTAATAGTTCACAGACCGGGAGAAGAATTGAACAATTTGACTCCTGATTTTATGGAAGAGTTATTGTTCGACGAACTTCCTTACTTGGAAAATGCTATCAAAGAACATGATTTTTTCTGTGAAACTATGCGTAATGAAGGTATTGAAGTATTGTACCTAGAAGATTTGGCTGCAGAATCTATTGAACAAGATGACGTTAGAAAACAATTTATTGAAGATTTTCTTGAAGAATCGGGAAATAAATCCGCAGATGAAATCAATTTACTTAGAGATTTACTTACAAATATCTCAGATGAGAAAGAATTGATACTTAAAACTATGTCAGGAGTTAGATTGGATGAAATCGGTATTAATGACGAAAGCGGAAGACTTTTGGCTGTTAATCCAATGCCTAACTTGTATTTCACAAGAGATCCATTTTCTTTTGTGGGAAATTGTGTAAGTATCAACAGAATGTGGTCGGAAACTAGAAATAGGGAAACGCTTTACGCAAAATATATTTTTACTTACAATTCTAGATTCAACGATATTGAAAAGATCTACGATAGAACTGAAGATACTTCTATCGAAGGCGGAGATATTTTAATTTTGAACAGCGAATGTGTAGCTGTTGGTATTTCTCAAAGAACACAAAAAGAAAGTGTAGACAAATTCGCTAAGAATTTATTAGAAAAATCAGATTTCAAATTTGTTTTGTCTTTCAAAATTCCTAACAAAAGAGAATTTATGCACTTGGACACTGTGTTCACAATGATTGATAAGGGAATTTTTACAGTTCACCCACTAATCGAAGGACCTTTGTATGTTGAAAAGTTGTATCTTGAAGATAGTACTTTACAAAGAGAAGTTCAAAAGGGTTCATTAGAAGAAATTTTATCTTCAAATTTACACGTTGATAATGTTAAAATTATAAGATGCGGTGGAACAAACCCAATCGATCAAATGCGTGAACAATGGAATGACGGTTCAAATACTTTGGCGATTGCACCAAATACTGTTATTGTTTACGACAGAAACAATGTTACAAACAGCTTGCTACAAGAAGCTGATGTAAATATAAGAACTATTAAATCAGGCGAATTATCTAGAGGACGTGGGGGTCCAAGATGTATGAGTATGCCATTTGAAAGGGAGATGTAA
- a CDS encoding MBL fold metallo-hydrolase — translation MSFKFCSLSSGSSGNSEYIETEHSKILIDAGFSGKTIENLLKYINVDPSELDAIFVTHEHADHIKGIGVLSRRYNLPIIANTETWYAMDNKIGKINDKNIYIFENNRHINFKDLDILPIKTSHDSANSCGYVVSKDNKKLSIVTDTGIIEDSVYEEIKDSNLFFIEANHDIDMLKYGSYPPTLKQRILSDHGHLSNDSCAYLLGDILRGNHEVIQLAHLSKENNTPTKALSTVEGYLKSLGLDVGESVTLEVAERYSPSNIVDLEKMEIYAKNCTRS, via the coding sequence ATGAGCTTTAAATTTTGTTCGCTATCAAGTGGATCAAGCGGAAATAGTGAATATATAGAGACTGAACACTCCAAAATTTTAATCGACGCAGGTTTTAGTGGAAAAACAATTGAAAACCTACTTAAATATATAAATGTAGATCCAAGTGAATTAGATGCGATTTTTGTGACACATGAACATGCAGATCACATTAAAGGGATTGGCGTATTGAGTAGAAGATACAATCTTCCAATTATAGCAAATACTGAAACTTGGTATGCTATGGATAACAAAATAGGGAAAATAAATGATAAAAATATTTATATCTTCGAAAATAATAGACACATTAATTTTAAAGATTTGGATATTTTACCCATCAAAACCAGTCACGATAGCGCAAATAGTTGCGGATATGTGGTTAGCAAGGACAATAAGAAATTATCTATAGTTACTGATACTGGAATTATCGAAGACAGCGTGTACGAAGAAATTAAAGATTCAAATCTTTTTTTTATTGAAGCAAATCACGATATTGATATGCTAAAATACGGAAGCTACCCTCCAACATTAAAACAAAGAATCTTGTCAGATCATGGACATTTGTCAAATGATTCTTGCGCATATTTATTGGGAGATATTTTAAGAGGTAATCATGAAGTTATTCAGTTAGCGCATTTGAGTAAGGAGAACAATACTCCAACAAAAGCGTTGAGTACTGTAGAAGGTTATTTGAAAAGTTTAGGACTTGATGTTGGAGAATCTGTAACTTTGGAAGTTGCAGAAAGATACAGTCCTAGTAACATAGTGGATTTAGAAAAAATGGAGATATATGCAAAGAACTGTACAAGAAGTTGA
- a CDS encoding mechanosensitive ion channel family protein produces the protein MLFSIQKFNEIFYNSAGQLNLLAKILLSLLIIALTQVVVSILTTSFDKLLMKKGSSIEGRQITVTKLLNNTIKYLIYFFCVVHVLDLFGVKTDKILATAGIGGVAIGFGAQFIIRDVISGLAIILENQFKVTDHVIINGIEGNVQELGLRVTKIRGFDGAIHLISNGQINTVTNLSKENQRIEVKMEVPIKYSLDQYAEIVNEISNELVDKYSDIVKKPELIGVTKMDKNSMTITIWGSCKPESQYLYQREIIKKFIEKAKSKSMDLNCYFVAGDENEI, from the coding sequence ATGTTATTTAGTATTCAAAAATTTAACGAAATATTTTATAATTCAGCCGGCCAACTAAATTTGTTGGCCAAGATTTTATTGTCCTTGTTAATTATTGCGCTTACGCAAGTTGTCGTAAGCATTTTAACTACGAGCTTCGATAAATTATTAATGAAAAAAGGAAGTTCCATCGAAGGAAGACAAATCACGGTTACCAAATTGTTGAACAATACAATAAAATATTTGATTTATTTTTTCTGTGTAGTTCATGTCCTAGATTTATTCGGGGTTAAAACAGATAAAATATTGGCAACTGCTGGTATCGGTGGGGTTGCAATTGGTTTTGGTGCGCAATTTATAATCAGGGATGTAATCAGTGGGCTTGCAATAATTCTTGAAAATCAATTCAAAGTGACAGATCATGTCATTATCAATGGAATTGAAGGAAATGTTCAAGAATTGGGACTTCGCGTTACAAAAATCAGAGGATTTGACGGAGCTATTCATTTGATTAGTAACGGTCAAATCAACACAGTGACTAATTTATCTAAAGAAAATCAAAGAATTGAAGTTAAAATGGAAGTTCCAATTAAATATAGTTTGGATCAATACGCAGAAATTGTAAATGAAATTTCCAATGAATTGGTAGACAAGTATTCAGATATTGTAAAAAAACCAGAATTAATTGGAGTTACCAAAATGGACAAGAACTCCATGACTATTACGATTTGGGGAAGTTGCAAACCAGAATCACAATATTTGTATCAAAGAGAAATTATTAAAAAATTCATAGAAAAAGCCAAATCAAAATCAATGGATTTGAATTGTTATTTTGTAGCAGGTGATGAAAATGAAATATAA
- the argF gene encoding ornithine carbamoyltransferase has translation MLKGRDFLTLKDFTKEEIEHLLDVSAALKEKKRMGIVGETLKGKNIVLLFEKTSTRTRCSFETACHDEGGNVTFLGMNDSQFGKKESVRDSALVLSRFYDGIEFRGFDHATVEELAKYSSVPVWNGLTDIYHPTQILADFLTVKENIHKNLDQVKFVYVGDGRNNMANSLMIGAAKLGMEFVNLAPKELHPSNEMMNTIQEIAKESGAKITVTDDFNSLKGADVIYTDVWVSMGEEDQFEERINLLKDYQVDMKKIEMTENPNVIFLHCLPSFHNLETKVGREIHEKFGLSEMEVTDEVFYSKYSKVFDEAENRMHTIKAVIVETIGNK, from the coding sequence ATGTTAAAAGGAAGAGATTTTTTAACTTTAAAAGATTTCACTAAAGAAGAAATCGAACATTTACTAGATGTAAGTGCTGCATTAAAAGAAAAGAAAAGAATGGGTATTGTAGGAGAAACTTTAAAAGGCAAGAATATTGTTTTGTTATTTGAAAAAACTTCTACTAGAACAAGATGTTCATTTGAAACAGCTTGTCACGATGAAGGTGGTAATGTAACATTCTTAGGTATGAATGATAGCCAATTCGGTAAGAAAGAATCTGTAAGAGACTCTGCTTTAGTATTATCAAGATTCTACGATGGTATCGAATTTAGAGGATTTGACCATGCAACTGTAGAAGAATTAGCAAAATATTCTTCAGTTCCAGTATGGAATGGTTTAACTGATATTTATCACCCAACACAAATCTTAGCAGACTTTTTAACTGTAAAAGAAAACATCCACAAAAACTTAGACCAAGTTAAATTCGTTTATGTTGGTGATGGTAGAAACAACATGGCAAACTCTTTAATGATAGGAGCTGCTAAATTAGGTATGGAATTTGTAAATCTTGCTCCAAAAGAATTACATCCATCAAATGAAATGATGAACACTATCCAAGAAATAGCTAAAGAATCTGGTGCAAAAATCACAGTAACTGATGATTTCAATAGCTTAAAAGGTGCAGATGTAATCTACACTGACGTTTGGGTATCAATGGGTGAAGAAGATCAATTCGAAGAAAGAATCAATCTTCTTAAAGATTACCAAGTAGATATGAAGAAAATCGAAATGACTGAAAATCCTAACGTAATCTTCTTACATTGCTTACCATCTTTCCACAACTTAGAAACTAAAGTTGGTCGTGAAATCCACGAAAAATTTGGCTTGAGTGAAATGGAAGTAACTGATGAAGTATTCTACAGCAAATATTCAAAAGTATTTGATGAAGCTGAAAATAGAATGCACACTATCAAAGCAGTTATCGTTGAAACAATTGGTAATAAATAA
- a CDS encoding bifunctional glycosyltransferase family 2/GtrA family protein, whose protein sequence is MNYVVIPAYKPDEKLTKLVDNLSVNHLNIIVVKDGPCDYDFSKLNNIVLLEHQTNMGKGAALKTAFKYLKAQQANGTVVTSDADGQHLVKDILKLIKFSEQNKDKLILGVRDLKRGIPIKSLLGNTITRMVFYSSSSKYIKDTQTGLRAFNTSQLDKMIEIEGDRYEYEMNMLYEFDSESIMQVPIETIYIENNETSHFNALKDSAKIYKSILKFSTSSYLSFLVDYFTFILLFYKLDVQSLVLSNIIARAVSSTFNFYVNNKYVFKNKDKILKKYIKYVTLVVFILALNTVVLKILQALGIRVFVAKIITEALMFIVSYNIQKRIIFK, encoded by the coding sequence ATGAATTACGTTGTAATACCAGCGTACAAACCAGACGAAAAACTCACAAAATTGGTGGACAATTTATCGGTAAACCACCTAAATATAATTGTAGTTAAAGATGGTCCGTGCGATTATGATTTTTCAAAACTTAATAATATAGTTCTTCTAGAGCATCAAACTAATATGGGAAAAGGAGCCGCTCTTAAAACTGCGTTCAAATATTTGAAAGCCCAACAAGCAAATGGGACAGTGGTTACAAGTGATGCTGACGGACAACATTTGGTGAAGGATATTTTAAAATTAATAAAATTTTCTGAACAAAACAAGGATAAGCTGATACTTGGAGTCAGAGATTTAAAAAGAGGAATCCCGATTAAATCTTTGCTAGGCAACACTATAACGAGAATGGTATTTTATTCTAGTTCATCGAAATACATTAAGGACACGCAAACGGGACTTCGTGCATTCAACACATCACAGCTTGATAAAATGATTGAAATCGAAGGGGACAGATACGAATACGAAATGAATATGCTTTATGAATTTGACTCGGAAAGCATAATGCAAGTTCCTATCGAAACCATTTATATAGAAAATAATGAAACAAGTCATTTTAATGCACTTAAAGATTCAGCAAAAATCTACAAAAGTATATTAAAATTTTCTACGTCAAGTTATTTGAGCTTTTTAGTGGATTATTTTACTTTTATATTGTTATTTTACAAATTAGATGTACAAAGTTTGGTGTTGTCTAATATAATAGCAAGGGCAGTATCAAGCACGTTTAACTTTTATGTGAATAACAAATATGTATTCAAAAACAAAGATAAAATTCTAAAAAAATACATCAAATATGTGACACTCGTAGTGTTCATATTAGCCTTGAATACAGTCGTGTTAAAAATTTTGCAAGCTTTAGGAATCAGAGTCTTTGTGGCGAAAATCATAACCGAAGCTTTGATGTTCATAGTAAGCTACAATATTCAAAAAAGAATAATATTCAAATAG
- a CDS encoding DUF3343 domain-containing protein — protein MEKILLTFTSVNFTMMTESKLVSMGYDIKTIPTPREISESCGLAIMLDPDKKDEMIALKKELPISKIWSYLKVDGVIFVNEVKE, from the coding sequence ATGGAAAAGATATTATTAACTTTTACATCAGTTAATTTTACAATGATGACAGAAAGTAAACTTGTGAGTATGGGATACGATATTAAAACTATCCCTACTCCAAGGGAAATTTCTGAAAGTTGTGGATTAGCGATTATGTTAGATCCTGATAAAAAAGATGAAATGATAGCATTGAAAAAAGAACTTCCAATCTCAAAGATTTGGTCGTATCTTAAAGTAGATGGAGTAATTTTTGTGAATGAGGTAAAAGAATAA
- a CDS encoding O-antigen ligase family protein, whose amino-acid sequence MKSLYNRILNYSTDQKLILLTAITMFMPFYIGIGVLIVDMFYFVYQNKFKKIFDKSNLSVFGLIFGVYSLVVSIVFNNTYGILATVGMFVLFVFLLFIRKNMTEQFMEDCMLIIMMFASICFLITLTQYSIILKDNSFNYTQFMKYISENRTTVGTFFFNANYYAMVCSLVGIISAYKYFSTESFERLFSFVVGVLSVLTLLITDSRGAMFASFIAVFALTIMMKKRKYTIAIISVFALAFVGIVALGRMDLIPRVDKIGFDMGLRRSIWISAIAAFKKNFIIGVGPLGIHNIYTTIRDRAILHSHNLYLDILVNYGLIGAGLLIPIIYQLFREIKSLYSQKYTKMIIAMVIMVMIHSMVDVTIFWTQTSFIFLTFVAGVGELSTVPVSEFSLFKAKKSFKTKNIYEK is encoded by the coding sequence ATGAAAAGTTTATACAATAGAATACTAAATTACAGTACGGACCAAAAATTAATCCTGTTGACTGCGATTACAATGTTTATGCCGTTTTATATTGGAATAGGCGTTTTAATTGTAGATATGTTTTATTTTGTATACCAAAATAAATTCAAGAAAATTTTTGATAAGTCTAATCTTTCTGTATTTGGATTGATTTTTGGTGTGTATTCTTTGGTAGTTAGCATTGTGTTCAACAATACTTATGGAATACTTGCGACAGTTGGAATGTTTGTGCTTTTCGTATTTTTGCTCTTTATTAGAAAAAATATGACAGAACAATTTATGGAAGATTGTATGTTAATCATCATGATGTTCGCATCGATATGCTTTTTGATAACATTGACTCAGTATTCGATTATTTTGAAGGACAATTCTTTCAACTACACTCAATTTATGAAATACATCAGCGAGAACAGAACAACTGTTGGAACATTTTTCTTTAATGCAAATTACTATGCTATGGTATGTTCGTTGGTTGGAATTATTAGTGCGTACAAATATTTTTCGACAGAATCATTTGAAAGATTATTTTCTTTTGTGGTTGGTGTTTTAAGTGTTCTCACATTATTGATCACAGATTCAAGAGGAGCGATGTTTGCTAGTTTCATAGCAGTATTTGCTCTTACCATTATGATGAAAAAAAGAAAATATACTATAGCAATTATTTCCGTATTTGCATTAGCTTTTGTTGGAATTGTAGCTCTAGGAAGAATGGATTTGATTCCGAGAGTTGATAAAATTGGATTCGATATGGGCCTTAGAAGATCGATTTGGATTAGTGCCATTGCAGCTTTCAAGAAAAACTTCATAATTGGCGTTGGTCCACTTGGAATTCACAATATTTATACTACAATAAGAGATCGTGCAATACTTCATTCGCACAATTTGTATTTGGATATTTTGGTTAATTACGGACTTATAGGAGCTGGATTGTTGATTCCTATTATTTATCAACTATTTCGAGAAATTAAAAGTCTGTATTCACAAAAATACACCAAAATGATTATTGCAATGGTGATCATGGTTATGATTCACAGCATGGTGGATGTTACAATTTTTTGGACACAAACATCATTCATATTTTTAACATTTGTAGCTGGAGTGGGTGAATTATCAACAGTTCCGGTTTCAGAATTTAGTTTGTTCAAGGCTAAGAAATCTTTTAAAACAAAAAATATTTATGAAAAATAA